In Brevibacillus brevis, a genomic segment contains:
- a CDS encoding 3D domain-containing protein, translating into MNGKLFVSIIALTMMVLTGFTSDGYGYNAVGDSSIQSAFGIRETKEGQRVVKKRTVSSGSLTQVIDKTDVLLDQYPKVRVIATGYYAGYESTGKNPSHPSYGITYSGVKVRRDDYSTIAADLRIFPIGTVLYIPGYGYGVVADKGGAIRGHKIDLYFETKQDVFKQWGKKAVDVYVVRRGDGKLTEAFLNTLNQKGIAAMADVEN; encoded by the coding sequence ATGAATGGGAAGCTATTCGTTAGCATCATCGCTTTGACCATGATGGTCTTGACGGGATTCACCAGCGATGGCTACGGCTACAATGCAGTAGGAGACAGTAGCATCCAGTCTGCATTCGGAATCAGGGAAACCAAGGAGGGCCAGCGAGTCGTCAAAAAGAGGACGGTGTCGTCCGGCTCGCTCACTCAAGTCATCGATAAAACGGACGTACTGCTGGATCAGTATCCGAAGGTGCGCGTCATCGCGACGGGCTACTACGCCGGATACGAGTCGACGGGCAAGAACCCGTCGCATCCGTCCTACGGCATTACATATTCAGGCGTGAAAGTGCGAAGAGACGATTATTCCACCATTGCTGCGGACCTGCGCATCTTTCCGATTGGAACGGTCCTGTACATTCCGGGCTATGGCTACGGAGTAGTGGCCGACAAGGGAGGAGCGATTCGCGGTCACAAGATCGACTTGTACTTCGAAACCAAGCAAGATGTGTTCAAGCAATGGGGGAAAAAAGCGGTGGACGTCTATGTCGTCCGACGCGGCGACGGAAAGCTGACAGAAGCCTTTCTGAACACGCTCAACCAAAAAGGAATCGCCGCAATGGCGGACGTCGAGAATTAA
- a CDS encoding leucyl aminopeptidase, with product MQVTVEKRLPLVQVACHELIVPLWKGEELAEVYPELEEAFGGSLSVLQQEKEISGEAKAVAVVHSMGKLAAKKLVVIGMGDPEKFDFVVARGAWGRAAKTVLAKGKEKSVAIDLPTTDRLAADRLAQAVTEAFGLADYHYEGYRQKPKREADPVASVLILAADDAAEEVRAGVKRATALVSGTNLARTLVNEPANYLTPRALKDAAVGVANRYGMSVEVLDQAKLEELGMGGVLSVAKGSVLEPYVVAVKYQGRETWDDVIGLIGKGVTFDTGGISIKPVAGMEDMKSDMGGAAAMIGALEALGQIKPKVNVLAVIGTVENMPSGTAFRPGDVITTMSGKTVEIITTDAEGRLVLADCITYAKQQGVSCLVDAATLTGGIVVALGHFCSGAMTNDKALMDELLAAADTAGERLWQLPTFDEYRELNRSNFADLKNSGGRYGHGIIGGVFLQEFVGNTPWVHLDIAGTAYNANKGDMQPSGGTGVMTRTITQFVMSRSQA from the coding sequence ATGCAAGTAACTGTAGAAAAACGACTGCCGCTCGTGCAGGTCGCATGCCACGAACTGATCGTTCCCCTGTGGAAGGGAGAGGAGCTGGCAGAGGTGTATCCGGAGCTGGAGGAAGCCTTTGGCGGCAGTTTGAGCGTCCTGCAGCAGGAGAAAGAAATCAGCGGAGAGGCCAAGGCCGTAGCTGTCGTCCACAGCATGGGCAAACTGGCAGCCAAAAAGCTGGTTGTCATCGGCATGGGCGATCCGGAAAAATTCGATTTTGTCGTAGCCCGTGGAGCGTGGGGGCGGGCGGCGAAGACGGTTCTTGCAAAAGGGAAGGAAAAGTCGGTCGCAATCGATTTGCCAACGACGGACCGGCTCGCGGCTGACCGGCTGGCGCAGGCCGTCACGGAAGCATTTGGACTGGCAGACTATCACTACGAGGGCTACCGCCAAAAGCCGAAGCGTGAAGCGGACCCGGTCGCGTCGGTCCTCATCCTGGCGGCTGACGATGCCGCCGAGGAAGTGCGTGCGGGCGTGAAACGAGCAACAGCGCTCGTGTCGGGGACCAATCTGGCTCGCACGTTGGTAAACGAGCCAGCCAACTATTTGACGCCTCGCGCTTTGAAGGATGCGGCGGTGGGAGTGGCCAACCGATACGGAATGAGCGTGGAAGTGCTGGATCAGGCCAAGCTCGAGGAGCTGGGAATGGGCGGCGTGCTTTCCGTCGCGAAAGGCAGTGTGCTCGAGCCGTACGTCGTCGCCGTCAAATACCAGGGCCGGGAAACGTGGGACGATGTCATCGGACTCATCGGAAAAGGGGTCACCTTTGACACGGGCGGCATTTCCATCAAGCCGGTCGCAGGCATGGAGGACATGAAGTCCGATATGGGCGGGGCAGCGGCGATGATCGGCGCCCTCGAAGCGCTGGGGCAAATCAAGCCGAAGGTAAACGTGCTCGCCGTGATCGGCACGGTTGAAAACATGCCGTCCGGCACCGCTTTCCGTCCTGGTGACGTCATCACGACGATGAGCGGAAAAACGGTGGAAATCATCACGACGGACGCGGAAGGCCGCCTAGTACTGGCGGATTGCATTACATACGCGAAGCAGCAGGGCGTATCCTGCCTGGTGGACGCGGCTACCTTGACGGGCGGCATCGTCGTGGCACTGGGACACTTCTGTTCCGGCGCGATGACGAACGACAAAGCGCTCATGGATGAGCTGCTGGCTGCAGCCGACACCGCGGGCGAGCGTCTGTGGCAGCTTCCGACCTTCGACGAGTATCGCGAGCTGAACAGGAGCAACTTCGCCGATCTGAAAAACTCGGGAGGCCGCTACGGTCACGGAATCATCGGCGGTGTGTTCTTGCAGGAGTTCGTGGGCAATACGCCGTGGGTCCACCTGGACATCGCCGGGACAGCCTACAACGCCAACAAGGGCGACATGCAGCCTTCCGGAGGCACCGGGGTCATGACCCGGACCATCACCCAGTTTGTCATGAGCCGCAGTCAAGCTTAA
- a CDS encoding VOC family protein, with protein MIQSIVHIALVVKDYDEAIEFYTKKLHFTLVEDTYQPEQDKRWVVVSPPGSAGTTLLLAKASKPQQEEFIGNQTGGRVFLFLNTDDFWRDYHDMRSKGIEFVREPKEQPYGMVAVFKDLYGNLWDLLELNEDHPISKRIK; from the coding sequence ATGATCCAATCCATAGTACATATCGCTCTTGTGGTAAAAGATTACGATGAGGCAATCGAATTTTATACAAAAAAGCTGCACTTCACTTTAGTGGAAGATACGTATCAACCGGAACAAGATAAACGGTGGGTCGTAGTATCGCCGCCGGGCTCGGCAGGCACCACACTGCTGCTAGCAAAAGCATCGAAACCTCAGCAGGAGGAATTCATCGGAAACCAGACGGGCGGAAGAGTGTTTCTGTTCTTAAATACGGATGATTTCTGGCGAGATTATCATGACATGCGATCAAAGGGAATTGAATTCGTGAGAGAGCCCAAAGAACAGCCATATGGAATGGTTGCCGTTTTTAAAGACCTATATGGGAACCTGTGGGATTTGCTGGAGCTGAATGAAGATCATCCGATATCCAAAAGAATCAAATGA
- the kynA gene encoding tryptophan 2,3-dioxygenase — protein MVSQPHEGREELSSPLEKDIHTDFQKEMTYGDYLKLDQILSSQVRLSTHHDEMLFIVIHQVSELWMKLIRHELAAALECIRQDDLEPAFKMFARVSRIQQQLIKSWDVLSTLTPAEYLQFRDKLGHSSGFQSYQNRLIEFTLGYKNGHVLTVYQHQPQLHEQLKNALHAPSIYDAAIQAMATRGLPIAPECLERDWSQPYQPHASVEQAWLTVYRDVHQYWDLYELAEKLVDIASQQQQWRFNHMTTVERIIGHKQGTGGSSGVSYLRRALDHRFFPELWSLRTAL, from the coding sequence ATGGTGTCACAACCGCATGAAGGGCGGGAAGAGCTGAGCTCGCCTTTGGAAAAGGACATTCATACGGACTTTCAGAAGGAAATGACGTACGGGGACTACCTGAAGCTGGATCAAATCCTGTCAAGCCAGGTGAGGCTGTCCACCCACCACGACGAGATGCTGTTCATCGTCATCCACCAGGTCAGCGAATTGTGGATGAAGCTGATCCGGCACGAGCTGGCCGCAGCCTTGGAGTGCATTCGCCAGGACGACCTCGAGCCCGCCTTCAAAATGTTCGCGCGCGTCTCGCGAATTCAGCAGCAGCTGATCAAATCGTGGGATGTGCTTTCGACCCTCACGCCTGCCGAATATTTGCAGTTTCGCGACAAGCTGGGGCATTCTTCCGGCTTTCAGTCGTACCAAAACCGGCTTATTGAATTTACGCTCGGTTATAAAAACGGTCATGTACTTACCGTCTACCAGCATCAGCCGCAGCTGCATGAGCAATTGAAAAACGCGCTGCACGCGCCGAGCATTTACGATGCGGCGATCCAAGCCATGGCGACGCGCGGACTGCCGATCGCTCCGGAATGCCTGGAACGGGACTGGTCGCAGCCCTACCAGCCCCATGCAAGTGTCGAACAGGCATGGCTGACGGTGTACCGCGATGTCCATCAGTATTGGGATCTGTACGAGCTGGCCGAAAAGCTGGTGGACATCGCAAGCCAGCAGCAGCAATGGCGATTCAACCATATGACGACCGTAGAACGCATCATCGGGCACAAGCAGGGGACAGGGGGCTCTTCCGGCGTATCCTATTTGCGAAGGGCTTTGGACCACCGCTTCTTTCCTGAGCTGTGGAGCCTGCGCACCGCCTTGTAA
- a CDS encoding CoA-binding protein, with the protein MVQNPSNEARRELLENAKTIAVVGLSNKPERTSYMVANAMQNAGYRIIPVNPVIAGETVLGEKAVASLAEIDEPVDIVNVFRRSEDIVPVAEDTLKMKHKPKAFWMQQGISNDEAASMVGAEGIAVVNDMCIKVDHALLRVGK; encoded by the coding sequence ATGGTACAAAATCCGAGCAATGAAGCACGTCGCGAGCTGCTGGAAAACGCCAAGACGATCGCAGTGGTAGGTCTGTCCAACAAGCCGGAGCGCACCAGCTACATGGTTGCAAACGCCATGCAAAATGCAGGCTACCGGATCATCCCGGTCAATCCGGTCATTGCCGGCGAGACGGTATTGGGTGAAAAAGCGGTTGCCAGCCTGGCGGAGATCGACGAGCCGGTCGATATTGTCAACGTATTCCGCAGAAGCGAGGACATCGTTCCTGTGGCCGAAGATACGCTCAAAATGAAGCACAAGCCCAAGGCGTTCTGGATGCAGCAAGGAATCTCCAACGATGAAGCAGCCTCCATGGTGGGAGCTGAAGGGATCGCTGTGGTCAACGATATGTGCATCAAGGTCGACCACGCCCTGCTGCGCGTCGGGAAGTAA
- the putP gene encoding sodium/proline symporter PutP, protein MNMLLVSIIVYMAGMLLIGYYAFKRTSNLTDYMLGGRTLGPAVTALSAGASDMSGWLMMGLPGAMFAQGLSASWIAIGLTLGAYANWLYVAPRLRTYTEVANNSITIPAFLENRFGDSSRMLRLVSGLVIMIFFTFYVSSGLVSGGVLFENTFHLNYQTGLWIVGLVTIAYTLFGGFLAVSWTDAVQGMIMVLALVLVPLVTILTTGGIGPTFTEIHAVDPALLDIFKGTSFLGIVSLFAWGLGYFGQPHIIVRFMAITSTKEIKKARGIGMGWMIFSVVGAMLTGLVGIALYSQQGWTLADPETIFIQLGTILFHPLITGFLLAAILAAIMSTISSQLLVTSSSLTEDIYKTFFRRSATDKELVTVGRLSVLLVAVIAFLLAINKNDTILDLVGYAWAGFGASFGPVILLSLYWKRMNKWGALAGMIAGAVTVIVWTRFDVLKDFLYEMVPGFAASLLAIIIVSRLTAKPSREVEAQFDEYEKSNEK, encoded by the coding sequence ATGAACATGCTACTTGTTTCTATTATCGTGTACATGGCCGGCATGCTGCTGATCGGCTATTATGCCTTCAAACGTACCTCCAATTTGACCGATTACATGCTCGGCGGGCGAACGCTCGGTCCGGCTGTCACCGCTTTGAGCGCCGGGGCATCCGACATGAGCGGCTGGCTGATGATGGGCTTGCCCGGTGCGATGTTCGCCCAAGGTCTAAGCGCTTCGTGGATCGCCATCGGCCTCACGCTCGGCGCCTATGCCAACTGGCTGTATGTGGCACCCCGCCTGCGAACGTACACAGAGGTGGCCAACAACTCCATTACGATCCCCGCTTTCCTGGAGAATCGTTTTGGGGACAGCTCGCGGATGCTCCGCCTCGTATCCGGCCTCGTCATCATGATCTTTTTTACGTTCTACGTCTCGTCCGGGCTCGTGTCTGGCGGCGTGCTGTTTGAAAACACGTTTCACCTGAACTACCAAACCGGCTTGTGGATCGTCGGCCTGGTAACGATCGCCTACACACTGTTCGGCGGATTTCTCGCGGTGAGCTGGACGGACGCCGTTCAGGGAATGATCATGGTTCTCGCCCTCGTACTCGTTCCACTCGTCACGATCCTGACGACAGGCGGCATCGGGCCTACCTTCACGGAAATTCACGCGGTCGACCCCGCATTGCTGGACATTTTCAAAGGGACAAGCTTCCTCGGCATCGTCTCGTTGTTTGCCTGGGGATTGGGCTATTTTGGCCAGCCGCACATCATCGTCCGCTTTATGGCCATCACCTCGACAAAAGAAATCAAAAAAGCCCGCGGCATCGGCATGGGCTGGATGATCTTCTCCGTCGTCGGAGCCATGCTGACCGGGCTGGTGGGAATCGCCCTGTATTCACAGCAAGGATGGACGCTGGCCGATCCGGAGACCATTTTTATCCAGCTGGGCACGATTCTGTTCCATCCGTTGATCACAGGCTTTCTTTTGGCAGCGATCCTGGCGGCCATCATGAGCACGATCTCTTCTCAGCTGCTTGTCACCTCCAGCTCGCTTACGGAAGACATTTACAAAACGTTTTTCCGCCGTTCCGCAACCGATAAAGAACTGGTTACCGTCGGCCGCCTCTCCGTCCTGCTCGTTGCCGTCATTGCTTTCCTGCTCGCGATCAACAAGAACGACACGATCCTCGACCTGGTCGGGTACGCGTGGGCCGGATTCGGGGCTTCGTTCGGTCCGGTGATTCTGCTCTCCCTGTACTGGAAGCGGATGAACAAGTGGGGCGCCCTCGCCGGCATGATCGCCGGTGCCGTCACCGTAATCGTCTGGACCCGATTCGATGTGCTGAAAGACTTCCTGTACGAAATGGTTCCCGGATTTGCTGCAAGCCTCCTCGCGATCATCATCGTCAGCCGGCTGACGGCCAAACCATCCCGGGAAGTGGAAGCGCAATTTGACGAATACGAAAAGAGCAATGAGAAGTAA
- a CDS encoding NAD-dependent epimerase/dehydratase family protein — protein sequence MNVLITGGYGFIGSALVERYYKEGHNICIIDNQSTGRKGNVSVPHKFYQLNVEDKACEEVFRSAGFDIVVHLAAQTSVAASIQQPYTDTHTNVLGLVNMLELSARYGVKKFIFASSAAVYGEQADVPIAEEVACSPMSPYGINKRLGEQYCEKWKEMYNLDTLCLRFSNVYGPRQGSEGEGGVISIFLKHVRDGKQLTVFGDGGQTRDFIYVEDVADAIFRGSMNSATGVYNLSTAHETSVNELIALIRTFASVPDVLHLESRPGEIIRSSLDNSKIKRDFDWLPLYSLQEGLFRTYQWMLQQEAAATTVGNEVQAPAKPKWIASVRPYVENVLAFAVVFLFSRPDNLFFHQQFDFRLIYILLMGLLYGTRQSLLASAAVIGMVVADSVVYNGRDWASLLYDPESLLLVAVYLFFGLAVGFVTDRKNKKLSFAKNELDVEQQRYRLLTEIHKDTRRVKDALQRQVLTTKDSLGRIHSIVSELETLEPEQVAGAAVKVLEDLMETRRISIYSVSSTGYLRLLLQSNDGEWKLPRSIRLADVPELADVVTTNRMWVNKALSPELPLLAAPVVFQGETMALVCVYDQDFERFSLYHENLFKISVDLISSSFSRALTFTDATRSKRYVDDTPILQEAAFQEVLRSKLAAKERFDSEFTLLSVDLGGQDLKKTGQRISRLLRDTDYLGVCDGKMLLLLSNSRPGEAHTAMERLAKNGFATRLVSEEAIYG from the coding sequence GTGAACGTCCTGATCACAGGGGGATATGGATTCATCGGCTCAGCTTTGGTCGAACGATATTACAAAGAAGGCCATAACATATGCATTATCGACAATCAGTCGACAGGGAGAAAGGGAAACGTGTCCGTCCCGCATAAATTCTATCAACTCAACGTGGAGGACAAAGCGTGCGAGGAAGTGTTTCGCAGCGCCGGATTCGATATCGTCGTCCATCTGGCAGCGCAGACCAGCGTCGCCGCTTCCATTCAGCAGCCTTATACGGACACGCACACCAATGTTCTCGGGCTGGTAAACATGCTGGAATTGTCGGCGCGGTACGGCGTGAAAAAATTCATTTTCGCCTCTTCAGCGGCGGTGTATGGAGAACAAGCGGACGTTCCGATTGCGGAAGAAGTCGCTTGCTCTCCGATGTCGCCGTACGGAATCAATAAACGGCTGGGTGAGCAGTATTGCGAAAAGTGGAAAGAGATGTACAATCTCGACACGCTTTGCCTGCGATTTTCCAACGTGTATGGCCCGCGGCAGGGAAGCGAAGGGGAAGGGGGCGTCATTTCCATCTTCCTCAAGCATGTTCGCGACGGGAAGCAGCTGACTGTGTTTGGCGACGGGGGGCAAACGCGGGACTTCATCTACGTTGAGGATGTCGCGGACGCGATCTTCCGGGGGTCCATGAACAGCGCAACCGGCGTCTACAATCTGTCCACTGCGCACGAGACGAGCGTAAATGAGCTGATTGCATTGATACGGACATTCGCATCCGTCCCGGACGTCCTGCACTTGGAGAGCCGCCCGGGCGAAATCATCCGATCGAGCTTGGACAACAGCAAAATCAAGCGCGATTTCGATTGGCTCCCCTTGTACTCGCTGCAGGAAGGGTTGTTCCGAACATATCAATGGATGCTCCAGCAGGAAGCTGCCGCGACGACCGTCGGCAATGAGGTGCAGGCCCCGGCAAAACCGAAATGGATCGCTTCCGTGCGTCCGTATGTCGAGAATGTGCTGGCTTTCGCCGTGGTGTTCCTGTTTTCGCGGCCCGACAACCTGTTCTTTCATCAGCAATTCGATTTCAGACTGATTTACATTTTGCTGATGGGGTTATTGTACGGGACACGCCAGTCGCTTCTGGCTTCCGCAGCTGTAATCGGTATGGTTGTCGCTGACAGTGTGGTCTATAACGGGCGAGATTGGGCTTCTCTCCTGTACGATCCCGAATCGCTGCTGCTTGTGGCGGTCTACCTGTTTTTTGGGCTCGCCGTCGGGTTTGTCACAGACAGGAAGAATAAAAAGCTGTCATTTGCCAAAAACGAGCTGGATGTCGAACAACAGCGCTACCGCCTGCTCACTGAGATACATAAAGACACCCGCAGAGTAAAGGACGCATTGCAGCGTCAGGTTTTGACTACGAAGGACAGCTTGGGCCGCATCCATTCCATCGTGAGCGAACTGGAAACGCTGGAGCCCGAACAGGTTGCGGGAGCTGCTGTCAAGGTTTTGGAAGATTTGATGGAAACACGGAGGATCTCCATCTATTCCGTCTCTTCGACAGGCTACTTGCGCCTCCTTTTGCAATCGAACGACGGCGAGTGGAAACTGCCGCGGTCTATCCGCCTTGCTGACGTGCCGGAGCTGGCGGATGTCGTCACGACAAACCGAATGTGGGTCAACAAGGCACTTTCCCCGGAACTGCCGCTTCTTGCGGCGCCGGTTGTGTTCCAAGGCGAGACGATGGCTCTTGTCTGCGTGTACGATCAAGATTTTGAGCGTTTTTCCTTGTACCACGAAAATTTGTTCAAAATTTCCGTCGACCTGATCTCCAGTTCGTTTTCTCGTGCCCTGACCTTTACAGATGCGACGCGAAGCAAACGATATGTCGACGATACGCCGATTCTGCAGGAAGCAGCGTTCCAGGAGGTCCTGCGCAGTAAATTGGCGGCGAAGGAGAGGTTTGATTCCGAGTTTACGCTCCTGTCCGTCGACCTGGGAGGCCAGGATCTGAAAAAGACGGGTCAACGCATTTCCCGGCTGCTCCGAGACACCGACTACCTCGGGGTATGCGACGGCAAGATGCTGCTGCTCCTTTCCAACTCCAGACCGGGTGAAGCACATACGGCAATGGAGCGGCTTGCGAAAAACGGTTTCGCCACCAGGCTCGTAAGCGAGGAAGCGATCTATGGGTAA
- a CDS encoding cobalamin-binding protein — translation MRIVSICPSNTEILYYLGLGDHVVGLDDHSDWPLEWQHLPRVGPDLTIDMERVAALRPDLVVASLSVPGMEANVQELETRGIPHIVLNPSRIQDIAADIRLVGEATGWHKQADRLADQFAERVETVRQRAARFPRKPKLFWEWWPNPIYTPGRDNWLTDVSEIAGAINVFADYPVPNVKATREMVAQRNPDHICVVWCGIELKRIKPAMITERPEWQGMAAIALGRVHLLEEGLYCRPSPRILDGLEKLVELIHP, via the coding sequence ATGCGCATCGTTTCCATCTGCCCGAGCAATACGGAAATCCTCTATTACCTGGGCCTCGGCGATCACGTAGTCGGACTGGACGATCATTCCGACTGGCCTTTGGAGTGGCAGCACTTGCCCAGGGTAGGTCCGGATCTAACCATCGACATGGAGCGCGTAGCGGCATTGCGACCCGATCTGGTCGTCGCCTCCCTCAGCGTCCCAGGCATGGAGGCAAACGTGCAGGAGCTTGAGACTCGGGGCATTCCCCACATCGTCCTCAATCCGTCGCGGATTCAGGACATTGCGGCAGACATACGGCTCGTGGGCGAAGCGACAGGATGGCACAAACAAGCGGACCGGCTGGCGGACCAGTTTGCCGAAAGAGTGGAAACCGTCCGACAGCGGGCAGCCCGGTTTCCCCGAAAGCCCAAGCTGTTCTGGGAATGGTGGCCCAACCCGATCTACACACCCGGCCGGGATAACTGGCTGACGGATGTGAGCGAAATCGCCGGAGCGATCAATGTGTTCGCTGACTACCCCGTCCCCAACGTGAAAGCGACCCGGGAGATGGTTGCCCAGCGCAATCCCGATCACATCTGCGTCGTCTGGTGCGGCATCGAGCTCAAGCGAATCAAGCCGGCGATGATCACGGAGCGGCCGGAATGGCAAGGCATGGCCGCCATTGCACTGGGACGCGTCCACTTGCTCGAGGAAGGATTGTACTGCCGTCCTTCGCCCCGCATCCTCGATGGACTGGAAAAGCTGGTCGAACTGATCCATCCCTAA
- a CDS encoding sulfite oxidase-like oxidoreductase, with translation MFVNPSTNAQRDRIPPNQKQTTGFPVLHYGDVPEYTDLTTQWDFRLFGLVEEEVTLSYEQMMALPKGHTTNDIHCVTGWSKLDNEWEGIPVEEVLKLVKVKPEAKYVMLHAEHGWTANMPLKDFMTPGNLFAYKHNGADLTPDHGWPLRFVIPHLYFWKSAKWVRGIEFLEKDKQGFWEKNGYNMYGDPWKEQRFAWD, from the coding sequence ATGTTTGTGAATCCATCGACGAATGCGCAGCGCGACCGCATCCCCCCGAATCAGAAGCAGACGACCGGCTTCCCGGTCCTTCACTACGGCGATGTGCCGGAGTATACGGATCTGACCACTCAGTGGGACTTCCGCCTGTTTGGGCTGGTCGAAGAGGAAGTCACTCTCTCGTATGAGCAAATGATGGCACTGCCAAAAGGGCACACGACCAACGACATCCACTGCGTCACCGGATGGAGCAAGCTGGACAACGAATGGGAGGGCATCCCGGTAGAAGAAGTGCTGAAGCTGGTGAAAGTCAAGCCGGAAGCGAAGTACGTCATGCTGCACGCTGAGCACGGCTGGACGGCGAACATGCCGCTGAAAGACTTCATGACGCCCGGCAACCTGTTTGCCTACAAGCACAACGGCGCAGACCTCACCCCTGATCACGGCTGGCCGCTGCGCTTTGTCATCCCGCATCTGTACTTCTGGAAGAGCGCCAAATGGGTACGCGGCATCGAGTTTTTGGAGAAAGACAAGCAGGGCTTCTGGGAGAAAAACGGCTACAATATGTATGGAGATCCCTGGAAAGAGCAAAGGTTTGCGTGGGATTGA
- a CDS encoding DUF309 domain-containing protein, with translation MRYPEQYLQFIEKFNEGEYYECHDLLEEIWMEDKSDKFLQGLLQLAVGLYHRECGNIKGARWMFGNARKYLARYAPSRWGLDIDQIILYIQSCEQALPDADSIPYAKAKAMAFPSLRLLIDQS, from the coding sequence GTGCGGTACCCTGAGCAGTATCTGCAATTCATTGAGAAGTTCAATGAAGGAGAATACTACGAATGCCATGACCTGCTGGAAGAGATCTGGATGGAAGACAAATCCGACAAGTTCCTGCAGGGACTCTTGCAGCTGGCGGTGGGCCTGTACCACCGGGAATGCGGAAATATCAAGGGCGCCCGGTGGATGTTTGGCAATGCGCGCAAGTACCTGGCCCGTTACGCCCCGTCCCGTTGGGGATTGGACATCGACCAGATTATCTTGTACATACAATCTTGCGAGCAGGCCTTGCCTGATGCTGACTCGATTCCATATGCAAAGGCCAAAGCCATGGCGTTTCCGTCCTTGCGTTTGCTGATCGACCAATCGTGA
- a CDS encoding divergent PAP2 family protein gives MADILENFPLWAALLAIGIAQFIKIPLNYFATKTWQWSLMLSTGGMPSSHSSAVTALSTAVGLREGFSSNMFAISAILGVIVMFDAAGVRRHAGMQAVVLNKLVDEFNHLLEGMKSLKVRPNQEKAKKLKELLGHQPIEVLIGGWLGIMIALLVHPFF, from the coding sequence GTGGCGGATATTTTAGAAAACTTCCCCTTATGGGCTGCGCTGCTTGCCATAGGAATCGCCCAATTCATCAAAATTCCCCTCAACTATTTTGCCACAAAAACATGGCAATGGTCGCTGATGCTCAGCACTGGCGGCATGCCCAGTTCGCACTCTTCCGCGGTGACCGCGCTTTCGACGGCGGTAGGACTCCGCGAAGGATTTTCCAGCAATATGTTCGCCATCTCCGCCATTCTAGGCGTCATCGTCATGTTCGATGCGGCTGGTGTCCGTCGGCATGCCGGGATGCAAGCGGTCGTACTGAACAAGCTCGTGGATGAATTCAACCATCTTCTGGAGGGGATGAAGTCGCTCAAAGTGCGCCCCAACCAGGAAAAAGCCAAAAAGTTGAAGGAGCTGCTGGGCCATCAACCGATCGAGGTCCTGATCGGCGGCTGGCTGGGAATTATGATCGCGCTCCTCGTGCATCCGTTTTTCTAG